The following are encoded together in the Parabacteroides chongii genome:
- a CDS encoding SPFH domain-containing protein, with protein MGLFRNNKEGGIMDTIRCDEKEFLIWKWSPTGEKSKKENAIRYGSSLQVKDGEVAVFVYKQNNGTMQDFIEGPFQETIKTANFPILTSIVGLAFGGSSPFQAEIYFINLAGNIQIPFYIPDFMVYDHRFQNFGAPIQVKGRLIFNIADYRQFVKLNRMAAFNLDDFHEQVKTAINRYVKSAIAKAPKEYGIPVLQIEQKLDEVNTLIEEKLKPLFYDDFGINLKRADIGSIQVNRENDEYKRLQQVAGKQEEKMIDTQTNINLDNMEETLRINREEHQRAQKLQTESNYIRTHALNQQTDVLKTAAASLGEMGNMGTGDSSGMNPANMMAGMMMGGAVGGQMANMMNMMGQGMNQDMYQNMQTPPPPPVVQYMVIVNGQQCGPFNPEELIGLYNSGQITTKTYVWKQGMSNWESLENINELNNLLQLNGNTPPPPPPGVL; from the coding sequence ATGGGACTATTCCGAAATAACAAAGAAGGTGGTATCATGGATACTATCCGTTGCGATGAGAAAGAATTCCTGATTTGGAAATGGAGCCCGACAGGAGAAAAAAGCAAAAAAGAAAATGCCATACGTTATGGTAGCAGTTTGCAGGTAAAAGATGGTGAAGTAGCAGTCTTCGTATACAAGCAAAACAACGGGACTATGCAGGATTTTATAGAAGGTCCTTTTCAGGAAACAATAAAAACCGCCAACTTTCCGATACTGACCAGCATCGTCGGACTCGCTTTCGGCGGAAGTTCCCCCTTCCAGGCAGAGATATATTTCATAAATCTGGCTGGAAATATACAAATACCCTTTTATATCCCCGATTTTATGGTGTACGATCACCGTTTCCAAAATTTCGGTGCTCCTATTCAAGTAAAAGGCAGACTTATCTTCAATATCGCCGATTACAGGCAGTTCGTCAAACTCAACAGGATGGCAGCATTCAATCTGGATGATTTCCACGAACAGGTCAAAACAGCAATCAACCGATATGTAAAAAGTGCCATAGCCAAAGCACCCAAAGAATACGGTATTCCGGTCCTACAAATTGAACAGAAGTTGGATGAAGTCAATACGCTTATCGAAGAGAAGCTGAAACCCCTGTTTTATGACGATTTCGGGATCAACCTGAAAAGGGCGGACATAGGTTCCATCCAGGTAAATCGTGAAAACGACGAATATAAACGTTTGCAGCAGGTTGCCGGTAAACAGGAAGAAAAAATGATCGATACGCAAACAAATATCAACCTCGACAATATGGAAGAGACACTCCGTATCAACCGGGAAGAACATCAACGGGCACAAAAACTACAGACGGAAAGCAATTATATCCGGACACACGCTTTAAATCAGCAAACAGACGTACTGAAAACAGCCGCAGCCAGTCTGGGAGAGATGGGGAATATGGGAACCGGAGACAGTTCAGGTATGAATCCGGCAAACATGATGGCCGGTATGATGATGGGAGGTGCCGTCGGCGGACAGATGGCTAATATGATGAATATGATGGGACAAGGAATGAACCAGGACATGTATCAAAACATGCAAACTCCCCCTCCTCCACCTGTCGTACAATATATGGTTATTGTAAACGGACAACAATGCGGGCCTTTCAATCCCGAAGAATTGATCGGATTATACAACTCAGGCCAGATAACAACCAAGACATATGTCTGGAAACAAGGTATGAGCAACTGGGAGTCACTCGAAAACATAAACGAACTGAACAACCTGCTTCAACTCAACGGGAACACACCTCCCCCTCCACCACCGGGAGTCCTTTAA
- a CDS encoding DUF4339 domain-containing protein, translating to MNHNLDTIDKLVEFGMGLSLSQQMMNTLKQTPSPAYTPPKQQPEYIYHVIIENRQVGPVTSGELSELIKNKKVTQDSLMWHPGLPAWSSAQEIKEVNELLVLNSTL from the coding sequence ATGAATCATAATTTAGATACCATAGACAAACTGGTTGAATTTGGTATGGGATTGTCACTTTCACAACAAATGATGAACACATTGAAACAAACACCCTCTCCAGCTTATACGCCACCGAAGCAACAACCGGAGTATATATATCACGTCATTATCGAAAACCGTCAGGTCGGTCCTGTGACAAGCGGGGAGCTCTCCGAGTTGATCAAGAATAAAAAAGTGACACAAGATTCCCTGATGTGGCATCCCGGGTTACCCGCTTGGTCATCGGCACAGGAGATCAAAGAGGTGAATGAACTTTTAGTCTTAAATTCAACTTTATAA
- a CDS encoding BT4734/BF3469 family protein, whose translation MKVSQYRYKKDQLMLQIRSLEPVMEMLRSDKMGVQVANVRTSLRFSLPGRTNEWIRKLPVIVWGATFLRKDGKVQMKNYTGYILLEVNGLSGPEEAASIREEAAAMPQTLLAFIGLSGKSVKIVVPFTLPDGKLPRSREKAVLFHAAAYQLAVRHFQPQLSSMITLKEPSPERGTRVSYDTGLYYNPAAISIRMEQPIRMPEESELRIVQEVPLDPIERLLPGVKRNTQIATLFSIVLLEAVRKFAGKESDDLHALFTEMAQNSCRLGIPEEEAVGWTLRYEALKPHELLVRQVFRGVYLLKKAIGGKLPLPECLSMVMQLDEFMERRYFFRMNEMSGEVEYLDRSVIQFAYRPYTQKVRNSICLEAQKEGLNVWDKDIDRYVYSDQIPLFHPIDAFLANLPVWDGKSHIREMAARVPNNNPLWSDCFYRWFLSMVAHWMQLDKEHGNSTTPLLVGDQGCGKSTYCLNLLPPSLRPFYTDSIDFGNKKEAELALHRYALINIDEFDSVKASHQSFLKHVLQKAVVNARLPYQSTTRSLRRYATFIATSNNFDLLTDPTGSRRFICVEVEGLIDYLQPVDYEQLYAEAKEMLRRGERYWFTHEEEAAIVENNWRFQQIPAEEQLFLRYFCISEDTEGIEPLLASEILDIIAEKQPGFVITKKMILNFGKLLKRNNVPNKRMTRGTCYYVKVVCD comes from the coding sequence ATGAAAGTAAGCCAATATCGTTATAAGAAAGACCAGCTTATGTTGCAGATACGTAGCCTGGAACCTGTGATGGAGATGTTACGCTCAGATAAAATGGGGGTACAGGTGGCTAATGTCCGTACTAGTTTACGCTTTTCATTGCCGGGGCGTACGAACGAGTGGATACGGAAATTGCCTGTGATCGTGTGGGGAGCAACATTTCTGCGGAAAGACGGGAAGGTACAGATGAAAAACTATACCGGGTATATCCTTTTGGAAGTGAACGGTTTGTCCGGTCCGGAAGAAGCCGCATCGATACGTGAGGAGGCGGCTGCCATGCCTCAGACCTTGCTGGCTTTCATTGGATTGAGCGGCAAGTCCGTGAAGATTGTCGTGCCTTTTACGCTGCCCGATGGCAAGTTGCCGCGTAGCCGGGAGAAAGCCGTTCTCTTTCATGCGGCGGCCTATCAGTTGGCGGTCAGGCATTTTCAGCCTCAGTTGAGCAGCATGATCACATTGAAAGAACCGTCACCGGAGCGAGGGACACGTGTCAGCTATGATACCGGGCTGTATTATAATCCGGCGGCGATATCGATCCGAATGGAACAACCGATACGGATGCCGGAGGAAAGCGAACTCCGTATCGTGCAGGAGGTTCCGCTCGATCCGATCGAACGTCTGTTGCCGGGCGTGAAACGTAATACGCAGATTGCAACCCTGTTCAGTATCGTGCTTTTGGAAGCGGTCCGTAAATTTGCCGGAAAGGAGAGTGACGATCTGCATGCATTGTTTACGGAGATGGCACAAAATAGTTGCCGTCTGGGGATTCCCGAGGAAGAGGCGGTAGGGTGGACCTTACGGTATGAGGCTTTGAAGCCGCATGAATTACTGGTGCGGCAGGTATTCCGGGGAGTTTATCTGCTGAAGAAAGCGATCGGAGGTAAATTACCTTTGCCGGAATGTCTTTCGATGGTGATGCAACTGGATGAATTCATGGAAAGACGTTATTTCTTCCGGATGAACGAGATGAGTGGGGAGGTGGAATATCTCGACCGTTCGGTCATACAGTTCGCGTACAGGCCTTACACCCAGAAAGTGCGTAACAGTATTTGCCTGGAGGCTCAGAAAGAGGGGCTGAATGTGTGGGATAAAGATATCGACCGGTATGTATATTCAGATCAGATACCCTTGTTTCATCCTATCGATGCTTTTCTTGCGAATCTTCCGGTATGGGATGGCAAATCGCATATTCGTGAGATGGCTGCGCGGGTTCCTAACAATAACCCGTTATGGAGTGATTGCTTTTATCGTTGGTTCCTGAGCATGGTAGCTCATTGGATGCAGCTGGATAAAGAACACGGAAACAGTACGACGCCGTTGCTGGTTGGTGACCAGGGATGCGGAAAATCGACCTATTGCCTGAACTTGTTGCCTCCGTCGCTTCGTCCTTTTTATACCGACAGCATCGATTTCGGTAATAAGAAGGAGGCAGAACTGGCTTTGCATCGCTATGCCTTGATCAATATCGACGAGTTCGATTCGGTAAAGGCTTCGCATCAAAGTTTTCTGAAGCATGTTTTGCAAAAGGCCGTGGTCAATGCTCGCTTACCTTATCAGAGTACGACGCGCAGCCTGCGACGTTATGCAACCTTTATCGCTACCAGCAATAATTTCGATCTGCTGACCGATCCGACCGGAAGCCGTCGTTTTATCTGCGTGGAGGTGGAAGGTCTGATCGACTATCTCCAGCCGGTCGATTACGAGCAGCTGTATGCCGAAGCAAAAGAGATGTTGCGCCGTGGCGAACGGTATTGGTTTACGCATGAGGAGGAGGCGGCAATCGTTGAGAACAACTGGCGTTTCCAGCAAATTCCGGCGGAAGAGCAATTGTTCCTGCGTTATTTCTGTATTTCAGAGGATACGGAAGGGATAGAACCTTTGCTGGCATCGGAGATATTAGATATAATTGCAGAGAAACAGCCCGGTTTTGTTATTACGAAGAAGATGATACTCAACTTTGGTAAACTTTTGAAGCGAAACAATGTACCTAATAAACGGATGACGCGAGGGACTTGTTATTATGTAAAAGTGGTATGTGATTGA
- a CDS encoding HU family DNA-binding protein, with protein sequence MAHFYVVRTKSDKTGPIEKKLFYGVPVTTGRVTTEELAEEIAARCSLTRGDVLATVCEMSDIILERLKEGYSVELKDMGDLYLSAGSEGYEKAKDCTPHRVKAKRVCFRMGARLRKEMQFFKFERYPFE encoded by the coding sequence ATGGCACATTTCTATGTAGTTCGCACAAAATCGGATAAGACAGGTCCGATAGAAAAGAAACTGTTTTATGGAGTACCCGTTACGACGGGGCGGGTCACTACCGAGGAGTTGGCGGAAGAGATCGCTGCTCGCTGCTCATTGACGCGCGGAGATGTGCTTGCCACAGTCTGCGAGATGAGTGATATTATTCTTGAACGTTTGAAAGAAGGCTATTCCGTCGAACTGAAGGATATGGGTGACCTGTATCTCTCGGCAGGGAGTGAAGGGTATGAGAAAGCGAAGGATTGTACGCCGCATCGGGTAAAAGCGAAACGCGTCTGTTTCAGGATGGGGGCACGATTACGTAAGGAAATGCAGTTTTTTAAATTTGAAAGATACCCGTTCGAATGA